The following proteins are encoded in a genomic region of Nymphalis io chromosome 16, ilAglIoxx1.1, whole genome shotgun sequence:
- the LOC126774097 gene encoding fatty acid synthase, giving the protein MPGAVMNGSRAGKSDDIVLTGLSGRLPESNNIEEFAQQLFDGVDLVTADDRRWTPGLHGLPERNGKLKDLAHFDATFFGVHAKQAHLMDPQLRLLLELTHEVIIDAGLNPSELRGSRTGVYVGVSNSETEELWTADPDKINGYALTGCCRAMFPNRISYTFDLKGPSYAIDTACSSSMFALAQAVNAMRTGQCDAAVVAGTNLCLKPANSLNFHRLSMLSPEGRCAAFDASGRGYVRSEAAVAVLLQRRGAARRVYATVRGARMNTDGSKVQGITFPSGDMQRQLATETFAEAGLRPQDVVYVEAHGTGTKVGDPQEVNAIAELFCKDRKGPLLLGSVKSNMGHSEPASGLCSIAKVVVAMERSSIPANLHYKEPNADIPALSDGRIKVVDRNTPFEGGLVAVNSFGFGGANAHIILESERAGRPAPASYASPRLVLASGRTEDAVRDLLALAAEHPRDAELHALLDAVHAHNVPGHAHRGFRLLADAPMEEISEVESGEPRPIWFVFSGMGSQWAGMARTLLRLPVFANSVQRSAAALKPHGIDLLHVLSDAPESAFDDVVMSFVSIAAVQVALVDVLRAVGIRPDGIVGHSVGEIGCAYADETLTAEQAVLAAFWRGRSIVDAKLPPGAMAAVGLSWEQCVARCPSDIVPACHNAADSVTISGPVESIEKFVATLAAEGVFARRVNSSGVAFHSKYIAAAAPQLRRSLERVIPSPKPRSARWLSSSLPKDQWNSEIAKLSDAAYHVNNLLSPVRFAEAVREVPERAVLVEVAPHALLQAVLKRARPAPAAAHVPLVRRDAPDACAHLLAALGRLYAAGAQPRPGALYPPVAWPVSRGTPGLASRVRWDHSVEWSVAHYGAARSGENVIEYDLSKNDDSFVAGHNIDGRILFPATGYLTLVWRTMAKLHNKKLEETPVILENVQFKRATIMSRDAPVRFLINILEGTGEFEVCEGGAVAVTGSVRVPAAPAAERLPAAAEPARAEPDLLPLVTDDIYKELRLRGYNYGGIFRGIRTSDPRGTAGTLAWDDNWISFMDTMLQFGIIGVDTRELYLPTRLQRAVIDPTAQAAAVAAAADGCIPVRMRRDIDTISAGGVEFRGVKTSLAPRRANAQAAPKIEKYVFLPYDNATVGTEDTSRSKRDALTVSLQLVLENVGALRLKLAEAALERAAEALLAPLALAVLEGEPQVRVESALAAGAQAAPYAAAMQPHGIKVTTKDARNGPPDSDCHLVIAADVLSRHGAPVLANLTGALGEAGLILLEEPHGSLDERGAAKMIEEAGLGVVSRQVAANCEYVLLRRLPALPKGRVVVEIGEDGKYAWVETLREAMQRAESEPLRVYAVSRSASAGVLGLATCLRGEAGGRSLRVFFLPNAKEPFAPEAPAYASQVRKDIAVNVLRAGVWGSYRHLPLADTTDAQLQVEHAYVNTLTRGDLSSLRWIESELRFAHARPTPARSELCRVYYAPLNFRDIMLATGKLPPDALPGDLAGQECILGLEFSGRSTDGKRVMGMVAARGLATTVMADRGFLWEVPATWSLEEAATVPVAYATAYYALAVRGRMRRGDAVLVHAGSGGVGQAAIAIALHAGCSVFTTVGTPDKRAFLRSRFPALPDENIGNSRDTSFEQLVQRRTRGRGVDLVLNSLAGDKLLASVRCLANGGRFLEIGKLDLSNNTALGMAIFLKNTTFHGILLDALFDATSENEEKQAVMRCVTEGIANGAVRPLPSTAYTDQQLEQAFRYMATGKHIGKVLLRVREEEAGGARPAHKLVSAIPRTYLHPARSYVLVGGLGGFGLELGQWLVMRGATVLVFNSRSGVRTGYQSWCIRRWREKGVKVAVSTADATTPSGARALLREAAALAPVGGVFNLAAVLRDAFLENLTPDDFRAVARPKIDGTKALDAATRELTPELDYFVVFSSVSCGRGNPGQSNYGLANSAMERIVEQRQADGLPGLAVQWGAIGEVGLIVETMGGDEAVVGGTVPQRIASCMEALGALLARPHAVAASMVLADKRRAAATPQQDLLHAVANILGIKDPSKVSDSANLAELGMDSLMGAEIKQTLERGYDVVLGVQEIRGLTFAKLRALGGGDGDAGAGAAPPAAEPAATELVQFAAHGELMPKQVVVKLPSASTSDDALPVFMVHPIEGVVDSLRGLAAGVRGPVYGLQCTGAAPLSDMAALARFYVTHMRALQPQPPYTLLGYSFGAGVAFEMALQLEQAGCETRLVLVDGSPAYVATHTTRGKKKRATRTAQSDEADALAYFVQLFKDVDAVKVSSELERLGSWEERVKRTTALVSGATTHDVDALSAAAAAFYRKLVVGDAYRPAGKLGAPVTLFTASDNYVALDEDYGLGAVCSGALATHRLPGNHRSILAGTAAAAIADHLSGMLAKH; this is encoded by the exons ATGCCGGGTGCGGTGATGAACGGAAGTCGAGCAGGAAAATCGGACGACATCGTGTTGACTGGATTGTCGGGTCGCCTCCCTGAGTCCAATAATATCGAGGAGTTTGCACAGCAGCTTTTTGATGGGGTCGACCTCGTTACAGCCGATGACCGACGCTGGACTCCcg GCTTACATGGTTTACCGGAGCGCAATGGTAAACTAAAGGACCTCGCCCACTTCGATGCCACATTTTTTGGCGTGCACGCAAAACAAGCACATCTGATGGACCCGCAGCTGCGGCTGCTGCTAGAGTTGACGCACGAGGTGATCATCGACGCGGGCCTCAATCCTTCCGAGCTGCGCGGCTCGCGCACCGGCGTATACGTCGGCGTGTCCAATTCGGAGACCGAAGAGTTATGGACGGCCGACCCGGATAAGATCAACGGCTACGCGCTCACCGGCTGCTGTCGAGCTATGTTTCCCAATCGCATATCGTACACTTTCGATCTGAAGGGTCCCTCCTACGCCATCGACACCGCTTGCTCGAGCTCGATGTTCGCGTTGGCGCAGGCCGTGAACGCGATGCGCACGGGCCAGTGCGACGCGGCCGTGGTCGCCGGTACCAACCTGTGCCTTAAGCCAGCCAACTCGCTCAACTTCCATCGCCTGAGCATGCTGTCACCGGAGGGTCGCTGCGCGGCGTTCGACGCCAGCGGGCGCGGCTACGTGCGCTCGGAGGCGGCCGTGGCCGTGCTACTTCAGCGTCGCGGAGCCGCCCGGCGCGTATACGCCACCGTTCGCGGTGCGCGAATGAACACCGATGGCAGCAAGGTCCAGGGTATCACCTTCCCCTCGGGCGACATGCAGCGTCAACTCGCCACGGAGACTTTCGCGGAGGCGGGCCTGCGACCTCAAGACGTAGTCTATGTCGAAGCCCACGGGACTGGCACGAAG GTGGGCGACCCGCAAGAAGTTAATGCAATCGCAGAGTTGTTCTGTAAGGACCGCAAAGGCCCCTTATTGTTGGGCTCGGTTAAATCTAACATGGGCCACTCGGAACCCGCCTCCGGTCTATGTTCCATTGCCAAAGTGGTGGTTGCCATGGAGCGCAGTAGTATCCCGGCCAACCTGCACTACAAGGAGCCTAACGCCGACATACCGGCGCTCAGCGACGGCCGCATTAAG GTCGTGGACCGCAACACGCCTTTCGAGGGCGGGCTCGTGGCGGTGAACTCGTTCGGCTTCGGCGGCGCCAATGCGCACATCATCCTGGAGTCCGAGCGCGCCGGCCGGCCCGCGCCCGCCAGCTACGCCTCGCCGCGCCTCGTGCTGGCCTCGGGCCGCACCGAGGACGCCGTGCGCGACCTGCTGGCGCTGGCCGCCGAGCACCCGCGCGACGCCGAGCTGCACGCGCTGCTGGACGCCGTGCACGCGCACAACGTGCCCGGACACGCGCATCGCGGCTTCCGTCTGCTCGCCGACGCGCCCATGGAGGAGATCTCG GAAGTGGAGAGCGGCGAGCCTCGCCCGATCTGGTTCGTGTTTTCGGGCATGGGCTCGCAGTGGGCCGGCATGGCGCGCACGTTGCTGCGCCTGCCCGTGTTCGCGAACAGCGTGCAGCGCTCGGCCGCGGCGCTCAAGCCGCACGGCATCGACTTGCTGCACGTGCTGTCCGACGCGCCGGAGTCCGCCTTCGACGACGTCGTCATGTCCTTCGTGTCCATCGCAGCCGTGCAGGTCGCCCTCGTCGACGTTCTGCGCGCTGTCGGAATCCGACCGGACGGCATCGTCGGTCATTCCGTGGGCGAAATCG GTTGCGCGTATGCGGACGAGACCCTGACAGCGGAACAGGCCGTGCTCGCGGCATTTTGGCGAGGTCGCAGCATCGTGGACGCGAAACTGCCTCCCGGCGCCATGGCGGCGGTCGGGCTCTCATGGGAGCAGTGCGTGGCGCGCTGCCCCTCCGACATAGTGCCCGCTTGCCATAACGCTGCAGACAGCGTCACG ATATCGGGGCCGGTGGAGTCGATCGAGAAGTTCGTGGCGACGCTGGCGGCCGAGGGCGTGTTCGCGCGGCGCGTCAACAGCTCGGGCGTGGCGTTCCACAGCAAGTACATCGCGGCCGCCGCCCCGCAGCTGCGCCGCAGTCTCGAGCGCGTCATCCCCAGCCCCAAGCCGCGCTCCGCGCGCTGGCTGTCTTCCTCGCTGCCCAAGGATCAATGGAATTCCGAAATAG CCAAACTGAGCGACGCCGCGTACCACGTGAACAACCTGCTGTCGCCCGTGCGCTTCGCCGAGGCCGTGCGCGAGGTGCCCGAGCGCGCCGTGCTGGTGGAGGTGGCGCCGCACGCGCTGCTGCAGGCCGTGCTCAAGCGCGCCcgccccgcgcccgccgccgcgcacGTGCCGCTCGTGCGCCGCGACGCGCCCGACGCCTGCGCGCACCTGCTGGCCGCGCTGGGCCGCCTGTACGCCGCCGGCGCGCAGCCGCGGCCCGGCGCGCTGTACCCGCCCGTGGCGTGGCCCGTGTCGCGCGGCACGCCGGGGCTGGCGTCGCGCGTGCGCTGGGACCACTCGGTGGAGTGGAGCGTGGCGCACTACGGCGCCGCGCGCTCCGGAGAGAACGTCATCGAGTACGACCTCTCCAAGAACGACGACTCCTTCGTCGCCGGCCACAACATCGACGGCAGGATTCTGTTCCCCGCCACGGGATACCTG ACTTTGGTTTGGAGAACTATGGCGAAACTGCATAACAAAAAACTTGAAGAAACCCCGGTGATACTTGAAAACGTTCAGTTTAAGCGCGCGACGATCATGTCCCGCGACGCGCCGGTCCGCTTCCTCATAAACATTCTGGAGGGCACGGGCGAGTTCGAGGTGTGCGAGGGCGGCGCCGTGGCCGTGACGGGCAGCGTGCGCGTGCcggccgcgcccgccgccgagCGCCTGCCCGCCGCCGCCGAGCCCGCGCGCGCCGAGCCCGACCTGCTGCCGCTCGTCACCGACGACATCTACAAGGAGCTGCGCCTCCGCGGCTACAACTACGGCGGCATATTCCGCGGCATCCGCACCTCCGACCCGCGCGGCACCGCCGGCACGCTCGCCTGGGACGACAACTGGATCTCATTCATGGACACCATGCTCCAGTTCGGTATCATCGGCGTCGACACGAGGGAGCTGTACCTGCCCACGCGGCTGCAACGCGCCGTCATCGATCCGACAGCGCAGGCGGCCGCCGTCGCCGCCGCCGCCGATGGATGCATACCGGTGCGCATGCGTCGCGACATCGACACCATATCCGCCGGCGGGGTCGAGTTCCGCGGCGTGAAGACCAGCCTGGCGCCGCGGCGCGCCAACGCGCAGGCCGCGCCGAAGATCGAGAAGTACGTGTTCCTGCCGTACGACAACGCCACCGTGGGCACGGAGGACACGTCGCGGTCGAAGCGCGACGCGCTCACGGTGAGCCTGCAGCTCGTGCTGGAGAACGTGGGCGCGCTGCGCCTCAAGCTGGCCGAGGCGGCGCTGGAGCGCGCGGCCGAGGCGCTGCTGGCGCCGCTGGCGCTGGCCGTGCTGGAGGGCGAGCCGCAGGTGCGCGTGGAGAGCGCGCTGGCCGCCGGCGCGCAGGCCGCGCCCTACGCCGCCGCCATGCAGCCGCACGGCATCAAG GTGACGACCAAGGATGCTCGCAATGGTCCGCCAGATTCGGACTGCCATCTAGTTATAGCGGCGGACGTTCTGTCTCGACACGGCGCGCCGGTGCTCGCGAATCTTACCGGTGCGCTGGGTGAGGCCGGTCTCATACTTCTCGAGGAGCCGCACGGCTCGCTCGACGAGCGAGGAGCCGCCAAGATGATCGAAGAGGCCGGGCTCGGCGTAGTGTCGCGCCAAGTAGCCGCCAATTGCGAGTACGTGTTGCTACGGCGCCTCCCCGCGCTGCCCAAGGGGCGCGTCGTGGTGGAGATCGGTGAGGACGGCAAGTACGCGTGGGTGGAAACACTGCGCGAGGCCATGCAGCGCGCGGAGAGCGAGCCGTTGCGCGTGTACGCGGTGTCGCGCTCGGCCAGCGCCGGCGTGCTCGGCCTGGCTACGTGTCTTCGCGGTGAGGCCGGCGGGCGCTCCTTGCGCGTGTTCTTCCTCCCTAACGCAAAAGAACCCTTCGCGCCCGAAGCGCCAGCCTACGCGTCGCAGGTGCGCAAGGACATCGCAGTCAACGTGTTGCGCGCCGGTGTCTGGGGCTCCTACAGGCACCTGCCGCTAGCGGACACGACCGACGCTCAACTGCAG GTCGAGCACGCCTACGTCAACACGCTGACCCGCGGAGACCTGTCGTCTCTGCGCTGGATAGAGAGCGAGCTGCGCTTCGCGCACGCGCGGCCGACGCCGGCGCGCTCGGAGCTGTGCCGCGTGTACTACGCGCCGCTCAACTTCAGGGACATCATGTTGGCCACCGGCAAGCTGCCGCCGGACGCCTTGCCCGGCGACCTCGCCGGACAG GAGTGCATTCTGGGTCTGGAGTTCAGCGGTCGGTCGACAGACGGAAAACGAGTAATGGGTATGGTTGCAGCGCGAGGTCTCGCGACGACGGTCATGGCCGATCGAGGCTTTCTGTGGGAAGTGCCGGCAACTTG GTCGCTGGAGGAGGCGGCCACGGTGCCGGTGGCGTACGCCACGGCGTACTACGCGCTGGCGGTGCGCGGGCGCATGCGGCGCGGCGACGCCGTGCTCGTGCACGCGGGCTCGGGCGGCGTGGGGCAGGCCGCCATCGCCATCGCGCTGCACGCCGGCTGCAGCGTGTTCACCACGGTGGGCACGCCCGACAAGCGCGCCTTCCTGCGCTCGCGCTTCCCCGCGCTGCCCGACGAGAACATCGGCAACTCGCGCGACACGTCGTTCGAGCAGCTCGTGCAGCGCCGCACGCGCGGCCGCGGCGTCGACCTCGTGCTCAACTCGCTCGCCGGAGACAAGCTGCTGGCCTCCGTGCGCTGTCTGGCCAACGGCGGCCGCTTCCTCGAGATCGGCAAACTCGATCTGTCAAATAACACGGCGCTG GGCATGGCGATCTTCCTGAAAAATACGACCTTCCACGGCATCCTCCTGGACGCGCTGTTCGACGCGACTTCCGAGAACGAAGAGAAACAGGCGGTCATGCGTTGCGTGACGGAGGGTATAGCAAACGGTGCCGTGCGTCCGCTGCCTTCCACCGCTTACACCGACCAGCAGCTGGAACAGGCCTTCAG ATACATGGCCACGGGCAAGCACATCGGCAAAGTGCTGCTGCGCGTGCGCGAGGAGGAGGCGGGCGGGGCGCGCCCGGCGCACAAGCTGGTGTCCGCCATCCCGCGCACCTACCTGCATCCCGCGCGCAGCTACGTACTCGTCG GCGGTCTGGGCGGCTTCGGTCTGGAACTCGGGCAGTGGTTAGTGATGCGCGGTGCTACCGTGCTCGTCTTCAACTCGCGCAGCGGCGTTCGCACCGGATACCAGTCTTGGTGCATCCGCAG ATGGCGCGAGAAGGGCGTGAAGGTGGCCGTGTCGACGGCGGACGCGACCACGCCgagcggcgcgcgcgcgctgctGCGCGAGGCGGCGGCGCTGGCGCCCGTGGGCGGCGTGTTCAACCTGGCCGCCGTGCTGCGCGACGCCTTCCTCGAGAACCTCACGCCGGACGACTTCCGGGCCGTCGCCAGGCCCAAGATCGATG GAACGAAAGCGTTGGACGCGGCAACGCGCGAGTTGACTCCGGAACTCGACTACTTCGTTGTGTTCTCGTCGGTGTCTTGCGGGCGCGGTAACCCCGGACAGAGCAATTACGGACTCGCGAATTCCGCTATGGAACGAATCGTGGAGCAGCGGCAGGCGGACGGGCTGCCCGGCCTGGCCGTGCAGTGGGGCGCCATAGGCGAGGTGGGCCTGATCGTGGAGACCATGGGGGGTGACGAAGCGGTGGTGGGCGGAACCGTCCCGCAGCGTATCGCTTCCTGCATGGAAGCGCTGGGAGCGCTACTGGCGCGCCCGCACGCGGTTGCCGCTTCCATGGTGCTGGCCGACAAGCGACGAGCCGCCGCCACGCCGCAGCAGGACCTCTTGCATGCCGTCGCCAACATCCTCG GTATCAAAGACCCCAGCAAAGTGTCCGACTCGGCGAACCTCGCGGAACTCGGCATGGACTCGCTGATGGGTGCGGAAATAAAGCAAACGCTGGAGCGGGGATACGACGTAGTGCTGGGTGTGCAGGAGATCAGAGGGCTCACGTTCGCGAAACTGCGCGCCCTCGGCGGCGGCGACGGCGACGCAGGAGCGGGGGCCGCGCCGCCTGCAGCCGAGCCGGCCGCCACCGAGCTGGTGCAGTTCGCCGCGCACGGGGAACTCATGCCCAAGCAGGTCGTCGTCAAACTGCCGAGCGCCTCTACCTCGGACGACGCGCTGCCCGTATTCATG GTGCACCCGATCGAGGGAGTGGTGGACTCGCTGCGCGGGCTGGCGGCCGGCGTGCGCGGGCCGGTGTACGGGCTGCAGTGCACGGGGGCGGCGCCGCTCAGCGACATGGCGGCGCTGGCGCGCTTCTACGTCACGCACATGCGCGCGCTGCAGCCGCAGCCGCCATACACGCTGCTCGGGTACTCCTTCGGAGCGGGGGTCGCCTTTGAGATGGCCTTGCAGCTCGAACAG GCGGGTTGCGAGACGCGCCTGGTTCTGGTTGATGGCTCCCCGGCATACGTCGCCACGCATACGACGCGCGGTAAAAAGAAGAGAGCGACGCGAACCGCACAGAGCGACGAGGCCGATGCGCTCGCTTATTTCGTTCAACTTTTCAAGGACGTCGACGCCGTCAAG GTGTCGTCGGAACTGGAGCGGCTCGGCAGCTGGGAGGAGCGCGTAAAGCGCACGACCGCGCTCGTATCTGGCGCCACCACACACGACGTGGACGCGCTGTCAGCCGCCGCTGCTGCCTTCTACCGCAAGCTGGTGGTGGGAGACGCGTACCGGCCGGCCGGCAAGCTCGGCGCGCCCGTCACCCTCTTCACGGCCAGCGATAACTACGTGGCGCTAGACGAGGACTACGGGTTGGGTGCCGTGTGCTCCGGCGCGCTAGCCACGCACCGGTTGCCCGGCAACCACCGCTCCATCCTGGCCGGCACCGCGGCCGCCGCTATCGCCGACCACCTGTCTGGCATGCTCGCCAAGCACTAG